A genomic window from Thunnus maccoyii chromosome 2, fThuMac1.1, whole genome shotgun sequence includes:
- the LOC121886486 gene encoding equilibrative nucleoside transporter 1-like: MLKIFKKVWLLALSVCFTFTITIGTFPAITADTKSTIADRGSWDLYFIPVSCFLLFNLCDWGGRSLTAVRMWINGGLISVWSL; encoded by the exons ATGCTGAAAATCTTTAAGAAG GTCTGGCTGTTGGCTCTGTCCGTCTGcttcaccttcaccatcaccatcGGCACATTTCCCGCCATCACTGCCGACACCAAATCCACCATAGCTGACAGAGGCTCCTGGG ACCTGTACTTCATCCCGGTCAGCTGTTTCCTGCTCTTTAACCTGTGTGACTGGGGGGGGCGGAGCCTGACAGCTGTCCGTATGTGG AttaatggagggttgatatctGTGTGGTCTCTGTGA